One Astyanax mexicanus isolate ESR-SI-001 chromosome 3, AstMex3_surface, whole genome shotgun sequence genomic region harbors:
- the soul5 gene encoding heme-binding protein 2, with protein sequence MICFAGAVVLLLAVTVEARVGNSTDPTSFCTETKECLLFDLICEGEGYEVRHYDETKWVTAEVESHFMDVAVMRAFRKLFKYITGENKDGINIDMTAPVITKVKDERHMLDRSVYVMSFLLPSAYQKYAPEPTDSSVYLTDMPEMDVYVRSYGGWMVSLTAKYYGYRLRESLNSVQASYNKEYHYDVGYNSPMKLTERHNEVWYIPEGKPVCPGNE encoded by the exons AT GATTTGCTTTGCAGGAGCAGTGGTTTTGCTGTTGGCAGTGACCGTAGAAGCCAGAGTTGG CAACTCCACAGATCCCACCTCCTTCTGCACGGAGACCAAGGAGTGCTTGCTGTTTGATTTGATCTGTGAAGGAGAAGGATACGAG GTTCGCCACTATGATGAGACTAAATGGGTGACCGCAGAGGTAGAATCGCACTTCATGGACGTGGCAGTCATGAGAGCCTTCAggaaactttttaaatatatcaCTGGTGAAAACAAAGACG GAATAAATATCGACATGACGGCTCCAGTCATCACTAAAGTGAAAGACGAACGGCACATGCTGGACCGATCGGTCTACGTTATGAGCTTTTTATTACCCTCTGCCTACCAGAAATACGCCCCCGAGCCCACTGACAGCTCA GTGTACCTGACCGACATGCCGGAGATGGATGTGTACGTGAGGAGTTATGGGGGCTGGATGGTGTCACTGACCGCCAAATATTATGGTTATCGCCTGAGAGAATCACTCAACAGTGTCCAAGCTTCTTACAACAAAGAGTATCACTATGATGTTGGCTATAACAG ccCAATGAAGCTGACGGAGAGACATAACGAAGTGTGGTACATACCTGAAGGCAAGCCTGTGTGTCCAGGGAATGAGTGA